One genomic region from Cucumis melo cultivar AY chromosome 9, USDA_Cmelo_AY_1.0, whole genome shotgun sequence encodes:
- the LOC103498091 gene encoding DExH-box ATP-dependent RNA helicase DExH17 isoform X4, translating into MESYSLKSVSDLPAPFRSTFSFRYFNSLQSECFPVCFNSDINMVISAPTGSGKTVLFELCILRLLSNFIVEGKFIHVKGTLKSIYIAPSKALVQEKVRDWNQKFGSWGVSCLELTGDNETYNVKYIQEADIILTTPEKFDAVTRYRIKDGGLGFFSDIALVLIDEVHLLNDPRGAVLEAIVSRIKMIARNPEMKSSPLSHVRFLAVSATIPNIGDLAEWLNVPVQGVKRFGEEMRPVKLTSKVFGYAPAKNDFMFEKRLQNYIFDVLMQYSRGKSALVFCSTRKGAQEAAQRLSQAAMTYGYSNPFIKSKEQLERLREASLSCSDKQMQSNILYGVGYHNGGLCLKDRNLIESLFLKGDIQVICTTNTLAHGINLPAHTVIIKSTQHFNKEKGLYMEYDRSTILQMCGRAGRPPFDDTGIVIIMTRRDTVHLYENLLNGCEIVESQLLSCVTEHLTAEIVQMTIPDIIKAIEWMKCSYLFVRMKKNPQKYAIKNGIPNHNMDKHMEDICIEKVNELSRHQMIWMDEDGFLLKPLDPGRLMTKYYLKFDTMKHIMHAPENCSLEEALRIICHAEEISWIQLRRNEKKLLNDVNNDKDGRLRFHILGEKGKKKKRIQTREEKIFILANDCLTGDPLIHDLSLSQDMNSICSNGCRIAKCMKEYFVYRKNYKGTYNSMLLAKSLYQKLWDDSPFLLKQLPGIGMVTAKALHSMGIKSFEALAEADPRKIEIVTGRKYPFGNHIKESLSSLPPKVDLKLEEAECPKQGKAKLIVTLTRMPQSYRPNKRHYAEMIVGSEEDNQILFHEKIRVDEFSSPYSTVVLLSHPQQGKLTIKADLIFDEYIGIDLHRKLQLMEQNLNVRNKWGRMPPSSHPPEEVYVIDDDGEPLPQAATNELPISGDLNPLLDSMPSFNLLDEDLEEADPATGNDEDECKIITERTVFDHIREKAKNFPMLAASKNNAHSPAAVTYSLTKNKQPLELQVEALEEKHRIELSPHAKLDSFSGFRDEVQNNEYVTQQSHITSGPRFIDDDKGESGVQREGSKIIVTEETIFDHIKRKSNSFPVIHKNCENERTGGGGGGGDGYRKLNEGCSVESMGMVCFDISMMKENKRARAGPESSSDMNSSKWKKQQQSPSVGNRKNWCSLQTATETSEVDPFVAFKSVFSFL; encoded by the exons ATGGAATCGTATTCACTGAAATCTGTGTCAGATTTACCCGCACCATTTCGGTCGACTTTTAGTTTCAG GTATTTTAATTCACTGCAGAGTGAATGTTTCCCTGTTTGTTTCAACTCCGATATAAACATGGTGATTTCAGCACCTACTGGGAGTGGTAAAACTGTACTGTTTGAGCTTTGCATTTTGAGgcttctttcaaattttattgTCGAAGGGAAGTTCATCCATGTAAAGGGAACTCTAAAAAGC ATATATATTGCTCCATCTAAGGCTTTAGTACAGGAGAAGGTCCGTGATTGGAATCAGAAATTCGGGTCTTGGGGGGTCAGCTGTTTGGAGCTAACAGGAGACAATGAAACTTACAACGTGAAATATATACAAGAAGCTGACATTATTCTAACAACGCCAGAG AAATTTGATGCAGTGACTCGCTATCGCATAAAGGATGGTGGTTTGGGCTTCTTCAGTGACATAGCTCTTGTACTTATTGATGAAGTTCATCTTTTGAATGATCCACGGGGAGCAGTGTTGGAAGCCATAGTTAGTAGAATTAAAATGATTGCTCGCAACCCCGAAATGAAATCCAGTCCTCTCTCACATGTTCGCTTCTTGGCTGTATCTGCTACAATCCCAAATATTGGAGATCTCG CCGAATGGCTTAATGTCCCTGTTCAAGGAGTTAAAAG GTTTGGAGAGGAAATGAGGCCTGTAAAGTTAACCAGCAAAGTTTTCG GCTATGCCCCTGCTAAAAATGATTTCATGTTTGAGAAG CGCCTTCAGAACTACATTTTTG ATGTTCTCATGCAATATTCAAGAGGAAAATCTGCGTTAGTGTTTTGTTCAACCAGAAAAGGAGCGCAAGAAGCAGCTCAGCGGCTCTCACAAGCAGCAATGACCTATGGGTATTCAAATCCATTTATTAAAAGCAAGGAACAGCTGGAAAGGTTACGAGAAGCTTCACTATCATGCAGTGATAAACAAATGCAATCTAACATTCTTTATGGTG TTGGCTATCACAATGGTGGGCTTTGCTTAAAGGATCGCAACCTCATTGAAAGTCTTTTTCTCAAGGGTGATATTCAAGTTATTTGCACTACAAATACTCTTGCGCACGGAATTAACTTGCCGGCACATACAGTCATAATAAAATCAACACAGCACTT TAACAAGGAGAAGGGGCTTTACATGGAATATGACAGATCCACCATACTACAG ATGTGTGGGAGGGCAGGTCGGCCTCCATTCGACGACACAGGAATTGTCATAATCATGACAAGAAGAGACACT GTCCATTTGTATGAGAATCTCCTGAATGGATGTGAAATTGTGGAATCGCA ATTACTGTCTTGTGTGACGGAGCATTTAACTGCGGAGATAGTCCAAATGACCATCCCAGATATAATAAAGGCAATTGAATGGATGAAGTGTTCGTATTTGTTTGTAAGAATGAAAAAG AATCCGCAAAAATATGCTATAAAAAACGGAATTCCTAATCATAATATGGATAAGCACATGGAAG ACATCTGCATTGAGAAAGTAAATGAATTATCTCGACATCAGATGATTTGGATGGATGAAGATGGCTTCCTCTTGAAGCCACTAG ATCCCGGGAGGTTGATGACAAAATACTATTTGAAGTTTGATACCATGAAACACATTATGCATGCTCCTGAAAATTGCAGTCTAGAGGAGGCTCTACGTATCATCTGCCATGCTGAGGAAATTTCTT GGATCCAGCTTAGGCGCAATGAGAAGAAGCTTCTAAATGatgtaaataatgataaagatggGAGGTTGCGTTTTCACATTCTTGGTGAAaaggggaagaagaaaaagCGCATTCAGACAAGAgaggaaaaaatatttattttagcaAATGATTGCTTGACCGGTGACCCTTTGATTCATGATTTATCCCTCAGTCAG GACATGAATTCTATTTGCTCAAATGGATGCAGAATTGCCAAATGCATGAAAGAATATTTTGTATACAGAAAGAACTACAAAGGAACATACAACTCAATGCTTCTTGCAAAATCTTTGTATCAGAAACTCTGGGATGACAGTCCCTTTTTACTCAAACAACTACCTGGCATTGGAATGGTGACTGCCAAG GCGTTGCATTCCATGGGAATCAAATCATTTGAGGCACTTGCTGAAGCTGATCCAAGGAAAATAGAGATAGTCACTGGCAGAAAATACCCATTTGGGAATCATATCAAGGAGTCATTATCATCTTTACCACCGAAAGTGGACCTGAAGCTTGAGGAAGCTGAATGCCCTAAGCAAGGGAAGGCCAAGCTCATAGTAACATTAACTAGAATGCCCCAGTCTTACCGACCAAATAAACGACATTATGCTGAAATG ATTGTTGGCTCAGAAGAAGATAACCAGATCCTCTTTCATGAGAAAATAAG AGTAGATGAATTCTCCAG CCCATACAGCACAGTTGTTCTTCTCTCACATCCTCAACAAGGAAAGTTGACTATCAAAGCTGATCTTATTTTTGATGAATACA TTGGCATTGATCTCCACCGAAAACTGCAACTAATGGAACAAAATTTAAACGTGAGAAACAAATGGGGAAGAATGCCACCATCCTCCCATCCACCTGAGGAAGTATATGTCATTGATGACGACGGTGAACCTCTACCACAAGCTGCAACGAATGAGTTGCCCATTTCTGGCGACTTGAACCCATTACTTGACTCCAT GCCGAGTTTCAACCTCTTAGACGAAGACTTGGAGGAAG CCGATCCTGCAACTGGCAACGATGAAGATGAATGCAAAATCATCACTGAAAGAACTGTATTTGACCACATACGTGAGAAAGCCAAAAACTTTCCTATGTTGGCTGCATCAAAAAATAATGCTCATTCACCAGCAGCAGTGACATATAGTCTAACTAAAAATAAGCAGCCGCTAGAACTCCAGGTTGAAGCATTGGAAGAGAAACATAGAATTGAACTTTCCCCTCATGCCAAATTGGATTCATTTTCAGGATTCAGAGACGAAGTACAGAATAATGAATATGTGACTCAACAAAGCCACATCACCTCTGGACCACGTTTCATTGATGATGATAAAG GGGAATCTGGTGTCCAGAGAGAAGGAAGTAAAATAATTGTAACTGAGGAAACCATATTCGATCATATTAAAAGAAAGAGCAACAGTTTTCCAGTGATACACAAAAATTGTGAAAATGAAAGGacaggaggaggaggaggaggaggagatgGATACAGGAAATTGAATGAGGGTTGTTCAGTGGAATCCATGGGAATGGTGTGTTTTGATATATCGATGATGAAGGAAAACAAGAGGGCACGAGCAGGGCCAGAGAGCAGCAGTGATATGAATAGCAGCAAGTGGAAGAAGCAGCAGCAGAGTCCATCTGTAGGAAACAGAAAGAATTGGTGCTCCTTACAAACTGCCACGGAAACCAGTGAAGTCGATCCTTTTGTTGCGTTTAAGAGCGTTTTTTCATTCCTTTGA
- the LOC103498091 gene encoding DExH-box ATP-dependent RNA helicase DExH17 isoform X3 gives MESYSLKSVSDLPAPFRSTFSFRYFNSLQSECFPVCFNSDINMVISAPTGSGKTVLFELCILRLLSNFIVEGKFIHVKGTLKSIYIAPSKALVQEKVRDWNQKFGSWGVSCLELTGDNETYNVKYIQEADIILTTPEKFDAVTRYRIKDGGLGFFSDIALVLIDEVHLLNDPRGAVLEAIVSRIKMIARNPEMKSSPLSHVRFLAVSATIPNIGDLAEWLNVPVQGVKRFGEEMRPVKLTSKVFGYAPAKNDFMFEKRLQNYIFDVLMQYSRGKSALVFCSTRKGAQEAAQRLSQAAMTYGYSNPFIKSKEQLERLREASLSCSDKQMQSNILYGVGYHNGGLCLKDRNLIESLFLKGDIQVICTTNTLAHGINLPAHTVIIKSTQHFNKEKGLYMEYDRSTILQMCGRAGRPPFDDTGIVIIMTRRDTVHLYENLLNGCEIVESQLLSCVTEHLTAEIVQMTIPDIIKAIEWMKCSYLFVRMKKNPQKYAIKNGIPNHNMDKHMEDICIEKVNELSRHQMIWMDEDGFLLKPLADPGRLMTKYYLKFDTMKHIMHAPENCSLEEALRIICHAEEISWIQLRRNEKKLLNDVNNDKDGRLRFHILGEKGKKKKRIQTREEKIFILANDCLTGDPLIHDLSLSQDMNSICSNGCRIAKCMKEYFVYRKNYKGTYNSMLLAKSLYQKLWDDSPFLLKQLPGIGMVTAKALHSMGIKSFEALAEADPRKIEIVTGRKYPFGNHIKESLSSLPPKVDLKLEEAECPKQGKAKLIVTLTRMPQSYRPNKRHYAEMIVGSEEDNQILFHEKIRVDEFSSPYSTVVLLSHPQQGKLTIKADLIFDEYIGIDLHRKLQLMEQNLNVRNKWGRMPPSSHPPEEVYVIDDDGEPLPQAATNELPISGDLNPLLDSMPSFNLLDEDLEEADPATGNDEDECKIITERTVFDHIREKAKNFPMLAASKNNAHSPAAVTYSLTKNKQPLELQVEALEEKHRIELSPHAKLDSFSGFRDEVQNNEYVTQQSHITSGPRFIDDDKGESGVQREGSKIIVTEETIFDHIKRKSNSFPVIHKNCENERTGGGGGGGDGYRKLNEGCSVESMGMVCFDISMMKENKRARAGPESSSDMNSSKWKKQQQSPSVGNRKNWCSLQTATETSEVDPFVAFKSVFSFL, from the exons ATGGAATCGTATTCACTGAAATCTGTGTCAGATTTACCCGCACCATTTCGGTCGACTTTTAGTTTCAG GTATTTTAATTCACTGCAGAGTGAATGTTTCCCTGTTTGTTTCAACTCCGATATAAACATGGTGATTTCAGCACCTACTGGGAGTGGTAAAACTGTACTGTTTGAGCTTTGCATTTTGAGgcttctttcaaattttattgTCGAAGGGAAGTTCATCCATGTAAAGGGAACTCTAAAAAGC ATATATATTGCTCCATCTAAGGCTTTAGTACAGGAGAAGGTCCGTGATTGGAATCAGAAATTCGGGTCTTGGGGGGTCAGCTGTTTGGAGCTAACAGGAGACAATGAAACTTACAACGTGAAATATATACAAGAAGCTGACATTATTCTAACAACGCCAGAG AAATTTGATGCAGTGACTCGCTATCGCATAAAGGATGGTGGTTTGGGCTTCTTCAGTGACATAGCTCTTGTACTTATTGATGAAGTTCATCTTTTGAATGATCCACGGGGAGCAGTGTTGGAAGCCATAGTTAGTAGAATTAAAATGATTGCTCGCAACCCCGAAATGAAATCCAGTCCTCTCTCACATGTTCGCTTCTTGGCTGTATCTGCTACAATCCCAAATATTGGAGATCTCG CCGAATGGCTTAATGTCCCTGTTCAAGGAGTTAAAAG GTTTGGAGAGGAAATGAGGCCTGTAAAGTTAACCAGCAAAGTTTTCG GCTATGCCCCTGCTAAAAATGATTTCATGTTTGAGAAG CGCCTTCAGAACTACATTTTTG ATGTTCTCATGCAATATTCAAGAGGAAAATCTGCGTTAGTGTTTTGTTCAACCAGAAAAGGAGCGCAAGAAGCAGCTCAGCGGCTCTCACAAGCAGCAATGACCTATGGGTATTCAAATCCATTTATTAAAAGCAAGGAACAGCTGGAAAGGTTACGAGAAGCTTCACTATCATGCAGTGATAAACAAATGCAATCTAACATTCTTTATGGTG TTGGCTATCACAATGGTGGGCTTTGCTTAAAGGATCGCAACCTCATTGAAAGTCTTTTTCTCAAGGGTGATATTCAAGTTATTTGCACTACAAATACTCTTGCGCACGGAATTAACTTGCCGGCACATACAGTCATAATAAAATCAACACAGCACTT TAACAAGGAGAAGGGGCTTTACATGGAATATGACAGATCCACCATACTACAG ATGTGTGGGAGGGCAGGTCGGCCTCCATTCGACGACACAGGAATTGTCATAATCATGACAAGAAGAGACACT GTCCATTTGTATGAGAATCTCCTGAATGGATGTGAAATTGTGGAATCGCA ATTACTGTCTTGTGTGACGGAGCATTTAACTGCGGAGATAGTCCAAATGACCATCCCAGATATAATAAAGGCAATTGAATGGATGAAGTGTTCGTATTTGTTTGTAAGAATGAAAAAG AATCCGCAAAAATATGCTATAAAAAACGGAATTCCTAATCATAATATGGATAAGCACATGGAAG ACATCTGCATTGAGAAAGTAAATGAATTATCTCGACATCAGATGATTTGGATGGATGAAGATGGCTTCCTCTTGAAGCCACTAG CAGATCCCGGGAGGTTGATGACAAAATACTATTTGAAGTTTGATACCATGAAACACATTATGCATGCTCCTGAAAATTGCAGTCTAGAGGAGGCTCTACGTATCATCTGCCATGCTGAGGAAATTTCTT GGATCCAGCTTAGGCGCAATGAGAAGAAGCTTCTAAATGatgtaaataatgataaagatggGAGGTTGCGTTTTCACATTCTTGGTGAAaaggggaagaagaaaaagCGCATTCAGACAAGAgaggaaaaaatatttattttagcaAATGATTGCTTGACCGGTGACCCTTTGATTCATGATTTATCCCTCAGTCAG GACATGAATTCTATTTGCTCAAATGGATGCAGAATTGCCAAATGCATGAAAGAATATTTTGTATACAGAAAGAACTACAAAGGAACATACAACTCAATGCTTCTTGCAAAATCTTTGTATCAGAAACTCTGGGATGACAGTCCCTTTTTACTCAAACAACTACCTGGCATTGGAATGGTGACTGCCAAG GCGTTGCATTCCATGGGAATCAAATCATTTGAGGCACTTGCTGAAGCTGATCCAAGGAAAATAGAGATAGTCACTGGCAGAAAATACCCATTTGGGAATCATATCAAGGAGTCATTATCATCTTTACCACCGAAAGTGGACCTGAAGCTTGAGGAAGCTGAATGCCCTAAGCAAGGGAAGGCCAAGCTCATAGTAACATTAACTAGAATGCCCCAGTCTTACCGACCAAATAAACGACATTATGCTGAAATG ATTGTTGGCTCAGAAGAAGATAACCAGATCCTCTTTCATGAGAAAATAAG AGTAGATGAATTCTCCAG CCCATACAGCACAGTTGTTCTTCTCTCACATCCTCAACAAGGAAAGTTGACTATCAAAGCTGATCTTATTTTTGATGAATACA TTGGCATTGATCTCCACCGAAAACTGCAACTAATGGAACAAAATTTAAACGTGAGAAACAAATGGGGAAGAATGCCACCATCCTCCCATCCACCTGAGGAAGTATATGTCATTGATGACGACGGTGAACCTCTACCACAAGCTGCAACGAATGAGTTGCCCATTTCTGGCGACTTGAACCCATTACTTGACTCCAT GCCGAGTTTCAACCTCTTAGACGAAGACTTGGAGGAAG CCGATCCTGCAACTGGCAACGATGAAGATGAATGCAAAATCATCACTGAAAGAACTGTATTTGACCACATACGTGAGAAAGCCAAAAACTTTCCTATGTTGGCTGCATCAAAAAATAATGCTCATTCACCAGCAGCAGTGACATATAGTCTAACTAAAAATAAGCAGCCGCTAGAACTCCAGGTTGAAGCATTGGAAGAGAAACATAGAATTGAACTTTCCCCTCATGCCAAATTGGATTCATTTTCAGGATTCAGAGACGAAGTACAGAATAATGAATATGTGACTCAACAAAGCCACATCACCTCTGGACCACGTTTCATTGATGATGATAAAG GGGAATCTGGTGTCCAGAGAGAAGGAAGTAAAATAATTGTAACTGAGGAAACCATATTCGATCATATTAAAAGAAAGAGCAACAGTTTTCCAGTGATACACAAAAATTGTGAAAATGAAAGGacaggaggaggaggaggaggaggagatgGATACAGGAAATTGAATGAGGGTTGTTCAGTGGAATCCATGGGAATGGTGTGTTTTGATATATCGATGATGAAGGAAAACAAGAGGGCACGAGCAGGGCCAGAGAGCAGCAGTGATATGAATAGCAGCAAGTGGAAGAAGCAGCAGCAGAGTCCATCTGTAGGAAACAGAAAGAATTGGTGCTCCTTACAAACTGCCACGGAAACCAGTGAAGTCGATCCTTTTGTTGCGTTTAAGAGCGTTTTTTCATTCCTTTGA
- the LOC103498091 gene encoding DExH-box ATP-dependent RNA helicase DExH17 isoform X7 codes for MFASWLYLLQSQILEISPYLVSSLLDQASNQHISLGFQCSIRFGEEMRPVKLTSKVFGYAPAKNDFMFEKRLQNYIFDVLMQYSRGKSALVFCSTRKGAQEAAQRLSQAAMTYGYSNPFIKSKEQLERLREASLSCSDKQMQSNILYGVGYHNGGLCLKDRNLIESLFLKGDIQVICTTNTLAHGINLPAHTVIIKSTQHFNKEKGLYMEYDRSTILQMCGRAGRPPFDDTGIVIIMTRRDTVHLYENLLNGCEIVESQLLSCVTEHLTAEIVQMTIPDIIKAIEWMKCSYLFVRMKKNPQKYAIKNGIPNHNMDKHMEDICIEKVNELSRHQMIWMDEDGFLLKPLADPGRLMTKYYLKFDTMKHIMHAPENCSLEEALRIICHAEEISWIQLRRNEKKLLNDVNNDKDGRLRFHILGEKGKKKKRIQTREEKIFILANDCLTGDPLIHDLSLSQDMNSICSNGCRIAKCMKEYFVYRKNYKGTYNSMLLAKSLYQKLWDDSPFLLKQLPGIGMVTAKALHSMGIKSFEALAEADPRKIEIVTGRKYPFGNHIKESLSSLPPKVDLKLEEAECPKQGKAKLIVTLTRMPQSYRPNKRHYAEMIVGSEEDNQILFHEKIRVDEFSSPYSTVVLLSHPQQGKLTIKADLIFDEYMFLRTVGIDLHRKLQLMEQNLNVRNKWGRMPPSSHPPEEVYVIDDDGEPLPQAATNELPISGDLNPLLDSMPSFNLLDEDLEEADPATGNDEDECKIITERTVFDHIREKAKNFPMLAASKNNAHSPAAVTYSLTKNKQPLELQVEALEEKHRIELSPHAKLDSFSGFRDEVQNNEYVTQQSHITSGPRFIDDDKGESGVQREGSKIIVTEETIFDHIKRKSNSFPVIHKNCENERTGGGGGGGDGYRKLNEGCSVESMGMVCFDISMMKENKRARAGPESSSDMNSSKWKKQQQSPSVGNRKNWCSLQTATETSEVDPFVAFKSVFSFL; via the exons ATGTTCGCTTCTTGGCTGTATCTGCTACAATCCCAAATATTGGAGATCTCG CCATATCTAGTGTCTTCGTTGCTGGATCAAGCATCAAACCAGCATATTTCATTGGGTTTCCAATGTTCCATCAGGTTTGGAGAGGAAATGAGGCCTGTAAAGTTAACCAGCAAAGTTTTCG GCTATGCCCCTGCTAAAAATGATTTCATGTTTGAGAAG CGCCTTCAGAACTACATTTTTG ATGTTCTCATGCAATATTCAAGAGGAAAATCTGCGTTAGTGTTTTGTTCAACCAGAAAAGGAGCGCAAGAAGCAGCTCAGCGGCTCTCACAAGCAGCAATGACCTATGGGTATTCAAATCCATTTATTAAAAGCAAGGAACAGCTGGAAAGGTTACGAGAAGCTTCACTATCATGCAGTGATAAACAAATGCAATCTAACATTCTTTATGGTG TTGGCTATCACAATGGTGGGCTTTGCTTAAAGGATCGCAACCTCATTGAAAGTCTTTTTCTCAAGGGTGATATTCAAGTTATTTGCACTACAAATACTCTTGCGCACGGAATTAACTTGCCGGCACATACAGTCATAATAAAATCAACACAGCACTT TAACAAGGAGAAGGGGCTTTACATGGAATATGACAGATCCACCATACTACAG ATGTGTGGGAGGGCAGGTCGGCCTCCATTCGACGACACAGGAATTGTCATAATCATGACAAGAAGAGACACT GTCCATTTGTATGAGAATCTCCTGAATGGATGTGAAATTGTGGAATCGCA ATTACTGTCTTGTGTGACGGAGCATTTAACTGCGGAGATAGTCCAAATGACCATCCCAGATATAATAAAGGCAATTGAATGGATGAAGTGTTCGTATTTGTTTGTAAGAATGAAAAAG AATCCGCAAAAATATGCTATAAAAAACGGAATTCCTAATCATAATATGGATAAGCACATGGAAG ACATCTGCATTGAGAAAGTAAATGAATTATCTCGACATCAGATGATTTGGATGGATGAAGATGGCTTCCTCTTGAAGCCACTAG CAGATCCCGGGAGGTTGATGACAAAATACTATTTGAAGTTTGATACCATGAAACACATTATGCATGCTCCTGAAAATTGCAGTCTAGAGGAGGCTCTACGTATCATCTGCCATGCTGAGGAAATTTCTT GGATCCAGCTTAGGCGCAATGAGAAGAAGCTTCTAAATGatgtaaataatgataaagatggGAGGTTGCGTTTTCACATTCTTGGTGAAaaggggaagaagaaaaagCGCATTCAGACAAGAgaggaaaaaatatttattttagcaAATGATTGCTTGACCGGTGACCCTTTGATTCATGATTTATCCCTCAGTCAG GACATGAATTCTATTTGCTCAAATGGATGCAGAATTGCCAAATGCATGAAAGAATATTTTGTATACAGAAAGAACTACAAAGGAACATACAACTCAATGCTTCTTGCAAAATCTTTGTATCAGAAACTCTGGGATGACAGTCCCTTTTTACTCAAACAACTACCTGGCATTGGAATGGTGACTGCCAAG GCGTTGCATTCCATGGGAATCAAATCATTTGAGGCACTTGCTGAAGCTGATCCAAGGAAAATAGAGATAGTCACTGGCAGAAAATACCCATTTGGGAATCATATCAAGGAGTCATTATCATCTTTACCACCGAAAGTGGACCTGAAGCTTGAGGAAGCTGAATGCCCTAAGCAAGGGAAGGCCAAGCTCATAGTAACATTAACTAGAATGCCCCAGTCTTACCGACCAAATAAACGACATTATGCTGAAATG ATTGTTGGCTCAGAAGAAGATAACCAGATCCTCTTTCATGAGAAAATAAG AGTAGATGAATTCTCCAG CCCATACAGCACAGTTGTTCTTCTCTCACATCCTCAACAAGGAAAGTTGACTATCAAAGCTGATCTTATTTTTGATGAATACA TGTTTCTTCGTACAGTTGGCATTGATCTCCACCGAAAACTGCAACTAATGGAACAAAATTTAAACGTGAGAAACAAATGGGGAAGAATGCCACCATCCTCCCATCCACCTGAGGAAGTATATGTCATTGATGACGACGGTGAACCTCTACCACAAGCTGCAACGAATGAGTTGCCCATTTCTGGCGACTTGAACCCATTACTTGACTCCAT GCCGAGTTTCAACCTCTTAGACGAAGACTTGGAGGAAG CCGATCCTGCAACTGGCAACGATGAAGATGAATGCAAAATCATCACTGAAAGAACTGTATTTGACCACATACGTGAGAAAGCCAAAAACTTTCCTATGTTGGCTGCATCAAAAAATAATGCTCATTCACCAGCAGCAGTGACATATAGTCTAACTAAAAATAAGCAGCCGCTAGAACTCCAGGTTGAAGCATTGGAAGAGAAACATAGAATTGAACTTTCCCCTCATGCCAAATTGGATTCATTTTCAGGATTCAGAGACGAAGTACAGAATAATGAATATGTGACTCAACAAAGCCACATCACCTCTGGACCACGTTTCATTGATGATGATAAAG GGGAATCTGGTGTCCAGAGAGAAGGAAGTAAAATAATTGTAACTGAGGAAACCATATTCGATCATATTAAAAGAAAGAGCAACAGTTTTCCAGTGATACACAAAAATTGTGAAAATGAAAGGacaggaggaggaggaggaggaggagatgGATACAGGAAATTGAATGAGGGTTGTTCAGTGGAATCCATGGGAATGGTGTGTTTTGATATATCGATGATGAAGGAAAACAAGAGGGCACGAGCAGGGCCAGAGAGCAGCAGTGATATGAATAGCAGCAAGTGGAAGAAGCAGCAGCAGAGTCCATCTGTAGGAAACAGAAAGAATTGGTGCTCCTTACAAACTGCCACGGAAACCAGTGAAGTCGATCCTTTTGTTGCGTTTAAGAGCGTTTTTTCATTCCTTTGA